A window of Pan paniscus chromosome 16, NHGRI_mPanPan1-v2.0_pri, whole genome shotgun sequence genomic DNA:
tctcagcactttgggcggccaaggccggtggattacgaggtcaggagatcaaggccaccctggctaacatggtgaaaccctgtctctattaaaaatacagaaaaattagctgggtgtggtggtgcgtgcctgtaatcccagctactcgggaggctgggttggaagagtcgcttgaacctgggaggcggaggttgcagtgagctgagaccacgccattgcactccagcccaggagacagtgtgagaaaaaaaaaaaagaaaagaatgttatattatttttagagTCTTTTGTAAGAAGCTCCTTAAATTTTTTGGCCTGCctagtttcttctatttttttttctttttgtatattaaaaatataatcaaaaaaatttttacatttaaaaaaaagaggggctgggcgcagttgctcacgcctgtaatcccagcactttgggaggctgaggtgggtggatcagttgaggtcaggagtttgagacctgcctggccaacatggcgaaaccccgtctctataaaaatacaaaaattagacgggcgtggtgatgcatgtctgtagtccccactacttgggaggctgagcaggagagttgctggaacccgggaagtggagtttgcagtgagccgagatcacgccactgcattccagactgggtgacagggcaagactccgtctcaaaaaaaaaaaaaagaaaaagaaaaaaaaaaaaaaggcatggggtctcactatgttggtcttgaactcctaggctcaagcggtcATCCCACCTTGTGGGAAAATAGTAACCACCAAAGTGCTAAAAATAATGAAGTTATGTAAATAATACAATTTGAAACAAATAGtttgaataatttgaaaatgaagataaacaaaagagaaaataatttcgtCTGttgagatacttttttttttttgagatggagtctagctctgtctcccaggctggagtgcggtggcacgatctcagctcactgcacactccgcctccggggtttacgccattcccctgcttcagcctcccgagtagctgggactataggcgcccgccaccacgcccggctaatttttttgtatttttagtagagacggggtttcaccgtgttagccaggagtctccaactcctgacctggtgatccgcccgcctcggccccccaaagtgctgggattacaggcgtgagccaccgcgcccggcctagatacTTTTAACATTTGGAGTATTCTTGTAACGTAACTCCATTCTGGAGTATTTTTTCTAGTCTGtccatttgtctttcttcttttaattgcCTGCTCATCACCCTCACTCATTTTTCTAATGGGTtgcttatattttacttattGCTTTGtaagggctttttgtttttgtttttgttttaaggagCGGAgtgtttaataggcaagaaggaagggagaagacagaaggaagaCGCTCCCCCGAacggagacagagggagggggggcTCCAAAGCCGAAAGAGGAGGTCCCTGCCACGGATACCAGTCAGGTACACatgcagaggctggaggaggcggtgtttgatttgcatagggctcaggggattggtttgactagGCATGTAATTCACGTAGCCCGAGAAAaagctggccctcccaccctagctttttaatatgcaaatacagGTTGACACGACGTTCTACACTCGTGAGGTTATATGGGGTTGGCCATGTTGCCAGGAACATGTAGGGAAAGGGCAAGAAGGCCGTGGGAATCTCCAtgtttgggtggacccagtttctaatggccgACTTGCATATCAAAGGTTGCTGGCCTGGCTCTAAGAGCCGGGGCTTTACAAGAAACTTTTCCTGAGCTGCTTTAAGGCTTCCCAATGACCCCTTTTCCTACAACATTTCCCCCTGTGGAGATGCTACACTAACTGCTGTTAGGGGGTTTTGGGCGATGactctttctggctacttcctgctgaaaagGGGCGTCAAATGGAGAACAGCAGCTAGGGCTCCTCCTGGGGTTGATCTAAGGGTCCTCGGAAGAATGGCATGTGCATGTGTGGTTCAGTTTATAGCATCATTTGGAGTTTGATTGCAGTCTGATGATTGAATTTCCTTTCCTGGCCCATGAACCAAAATGATACGGCTCTGAtgagtggaggaacaccagggttcTTGGTCCTCATGCCGGTTTAGAGAAAACAACAGGGACACacatggagtggttttaaggagtggagcatttaataggcaagaaggaagggagaagacagaaggaagaaactcccttgtagagagacagagggaggggggctcCAAAGCTGAAAGAGGAGGTCCCTCTATAAGggctttttatgttttaattaagatattaatgataataactatatgttgcaaatattccTTTTGATTTGTTGTTTGCCTTTTAACTTTGTGCTGGCAGGTTTTCGGTAAATAGAACTTTTTTAttggttgtctttttctttacagtttcttcttttgcttttataACGGTACATTTTgattaatttctatttaaaaacaatgtGATGCTTTAGAGCAAGGTTCAAGTAAATATAAACATGTAGGTACATGGTAGAGTACCTTATTCACAGTTATTGATTGCTgctgtttttggtttttcttaCTGGGGCTAAATAGAGAACAGGATGTGATCTTTGGCTTTTAAAGGCTTTCAGCTTtggcatttaaaacatttattattattattagtgttttttattctttttaaaaatagagtctcactatgttccccaggctactctcaaactcctgggctcaagtgatcctcctcccttggcctcccaaagtgctaagattacaggtgtgagctactgtgcctgacctaaaatctctataaaagtttttttttctgctgctaaTATTGAGCTCTCACACTATTTACTAGCTCTGATTTTCCAGCAaaagatatttactttacttCTGACCATTCTCAGTCAATCCCTGAGATTTCTCtatgaggagagctttacttctgATCTAATCTTTCTCTGCTTCAAGCCTCTGCAACTTCATATTAGATAATAGCAGGCTCCCAGCTAATCCTTAGACACACAGTCaacttctcctcctcttctcccacaTGCTTTTTCCAGCTCCTTAATGAGAGCTGGAAAATCTATTCTGCCCTTTCCCCTCAATCTTTTTTTCCtagacagttttgttttgtttttttttttgagttggagtcttggtctattgcccaggctggagtgcagtggcaagatctcgactcactgcaacctcctcctcctgggttcaagtgattctcctgcttcagcctcccaagtagatggtactacaggcgtgtgccaccacacccaactaatttttgtatttttagtagagatgagatttcactatgttggccaggctggtctcgaactcctgacctcaggtgatccacctacctcagcctcccaaagtgctgggattacaggagtgagccactgcgcttggcctttCCTAGacatttagaagaaagaaagaacaaaaaagaaataaaaaagaagcttataaagcaaatatcatgCAGGAGTTTCCTTATAGTTATGATCACCCTGCATAGTAGGTCACTTGGTATTGAGTGCCCACTGTTTTCAGTGACATCCGGTATGTTCCCCTTGTTTATGGGTTCCAACACCTCCTATTCCAAGGGACAAACATTCGTTCTGTTCAAAACTTTATATCTCATTCCAGTGGGGTATTCTGCCAACCCATGTTTAGGTAATTGGTATTGCACTTTATTATTACCATAATTAGATATCTTCCCAATGGGAGGGagtgtagttttcattttctgtgaGAACTCATATGCAGGCAGATGTGTTTTGCTGGGAGTTGGGAGTGGGGCAAGAAACCAAACCTGGAAACCTGTTGATCCCACGGGGTGGTAAGAGATATACCTCTGCTATGCCACCTGCTGCCTTGTGGTTCTgagtgggttttgttgttgttgttgttgttatttttcctttaaaaattataaaagcaatctATCAGCCCCctaaaaaagttttgaaaaagtaACCCAACAGTAATTCCACTAGTCTGcgtaatcattttcattttttaaaaaatcttggctCAAATGCATGCGTAGTTTTACATTGTTATAGTCTGACAACATTTTTGTATTAGTCTTTTTAAACTTgacattataaataattttccttgttGCTATATAGATTTCATaatgagaatttttattatttatttatttatttattttgagatggagttgctcactctgtcgcccaggctgggggcagtgctgcgatctctactcatggcaacctccacctcctgggatcaagtgattctcctgcctcagcctccggagtagctgggattaaggcgcccaccaccacgcctggctgatttttgtatttttagtagagatggggtttcatcatgttggccaggctggtcttgaactcctgacctcaagctatccactcaccttggccttccaaagtgctgggattataggcaagagccactgcgacGGGCCCTTAATGAGAATTTTTAATGACTGCGTTATAGTctatcaagtatttttttttttttggtcttagacatttaaattatttttgtgtttatatctcccttttgtgctttttaaataatGCTGTAACATATACTTTTGCATAtagtttttgagaatttttgttcttaggataaatttctggaagtgGGGTTCCTGGACCTAAAGTTTGCCACTTTTCTGGTTCTATGAAGCTACCATACTGCTTTCTGAAAGAATTGTGCCAATCTGCATCCAGAAAGGTTTTCAACATAAATGTGACGTAAGAAACACTTAAGCCAGTAAAGGCCCTGGAATGCTGAAGCAGATGCAGGACTTAAAGGGAGATGGTGAggtttttcttctccctccagCAGGTTTGAGCCAGCCAGTTTCATATTTCATCTGAAGTGTGAGTTTTATAAGAATTTCCTAATGGAAGGTCTCTCTAGGGCCTTGTGTTTCCTCTGTTGCAGTAGTTCTGTAGCTCTGCTTTCCCAGGTCATGAAGGAGACAAGTACATGAAgttaaaatagaattattatcctattctttatatattaagtCAAAATAGAATTTAGGCTTCCCCCAAACTGTCACTTGGCCAATTTGATAACTGTTGGTACTTTACAAGTCACCCTGTTCCTCAGGTTTAATGGAGGAGCATTCACCAACTGATAACAGTTTTAGGGTGAAAAGGAATCAAGTGTGTCTGCTGAACAGAGAAAAAATACCTAGGGATGATATAATTTTCTAGAGTTTATTCATGAGACAACACAAATAGCAAATCATTTTGGATTTGATTGAATTTATGCAGAAAGAAACCCCAAAGTTATATAAAGTTAGTGAGTAATTACTAAGAGTAAATTAGCAGAAGTTATAGCCAGGTTTCATGTATTAATCAGTAGTTTTCTAAAGGCTGGAAGTGCTAAGTGGCTTTTTGCTAGTGCACATGATCGTGGAGGGATGATATTCCCTGAGAAGCTGAGGGAGTATGGTAGGAGTATACTCTCTGTGGCTTTGTAATAACCAGCCACCAATTTCCAGGTATTGAGGTTTAAGATCATCCAGGCAGGCTTGTTGCTACATTTCACTACTCTTTCCATCTCTGCCCCCACCTCTCCAGCATTTTAGAAACCTGTTGGGGTAAAACTGAGGTGTGTGGCTTCCTGTCATAGTATGTGGGGTTCTGCATGGGTGTACTGGCTGTGTGTGCATTAGTTTGATGGGTGTGTAGTGAAGATGGTCCAGTGGGACCCTGGTGGTCActgattctgttttctgtttctgttacaGCCCTTGCCAGCATCCAGCCATGGGGGATATGAAAACCCCAGATTTTGATGACCTTCTGGCTGCCTTTGACATCCCAGACCCCACCAGCCTTGATGCCAAGGAGGCCATCCAGACACCCAGTGAGGAGAATGAGAGTCCCCTCAAACCTCCAGGCATATGTATGGATGAAAGTGTGTCCTTGTCTCACTCAGGATCAGCCCCCGATGTGCCGGCCGTGAGTGTCATTGTCAAGAACACCAGCCGCCAGGAGTCATTTGAAGCGGAGAAAGACCACATTACTCCCAGTCTCCTACACAATGGATTCCGGGGCTCAGATCTGCCTCCAGATCCCCACAACTGTGGGAAATTTGATTCTACTTTTATGAATGGAGACAGTGCCAGGGGTTTCCCTGGCAAACTGGAGCCTCCCAAGTCAGAGCCATTACCCACCTTCAACCAGTTCAGTCCAATCTCCAGCCCAGAACCTGAGGATCCCATCAAAGATAACGGATTTGGGATAAAGCCCAAACACTCTGACAGTTATTTCCCACCCCCTCTTGGGTGCGGGGCTGTGGGAGGCCCAGTCCTGGAGGCTCTTGCTAAGTTTCCGGTTCCAGAGCTGCATATGTTTGATCATTTTTGTAAGAAAGAACCCAAGCCAGAACCCCTGCCCTTGGGGAGCCAGCAGGAACACGAGCAAAGTGGGCAGAACACAGTGGAACCTCACAAGGATCCGGATGCCACTCGATTCTTCGGGGAAGCTTTGGAGTTCAACAGCCATCCTAGCAACAGTATTGGAGAGTCCAAGGGGCTTGCCCGGGAGCTTGGTACCTGCTCATCAGTCCCCCCTAGGCAGCGTCTAAAGCCAGCTCATTCCAAGCTGTCCTCTTGTGTGGCAGCCTTGGTGGCCTTGCAGGCCAAAAGAGTGGCTAGTGTCACTAAGGAGGATCAGCCTGGCCACACAAAGGATCTCTCAGGGCCCACTAAAGAGAGTTCTAAAGGTAGCCCCAAAATGCCCAAGTCACCAAAGAGTCCCCGGAGCCCTCTGGAGGCCACTAGAAAAAGTATCAAGCCATCGGACAGCCCTCGTAGCATCTGCAGTGACAGCAGCAGCAAAGGCTCACCGTCTGTGGCTGCCAGCTCCCCACCAGCAATTCCCAAAGTGAGAATCAAAACCATTAAGACATCATCAGGGGAAATCAAACGGACTGTCACAAGGATCCTGCCAGATCCTGATGATCCAAGTAAGTCCCCTGTTGGGTCACCTCTAGGGAGCGCCATTGCAGAGGCCCCCAGCGAGATGCCAGGGGATGAGGTGCCTGTGGAAGAGCACTTTCCTGAGGCAGGCACAAATTCAGGGAGCCCCCAGGGGGCCAGGAAGGGGGACGAGAGCATGACAAAGGCCAGTGACTCGTCATCTCCCAGCTGCAGTTCTGGGCCCCGGGTCCCAAAGGGGGCTGCCCCAGGCTCACAGACAGGCAAGAAGCAACAGAGCACAGCACTGCAGGCATCCACCCTGGCCCCTGCCAACCTCCTGCCCAAAGCCGTGCACTTGGCCAATCTGAACCTCGTCCCCCACAGTGTTGCTGCATCAGTGACAGCCAAGTCTTCAGTGCAAAGACGGAGCCAGCCACAGCTTACACAAATGTCGGTGCCCCTGGTCCACCAGGTGAAAAAGGCTGCCCCACTGATTGTAGAGGTCTTCAACAAGGTCCTCCACAGCTCCAACCCCGTGCCCCTCTATGCGCCAAATCTCAGCCCGCCTGCGGACAGCAGGATCCACGTGCCGGCCAGTGGGTACTGCTGCCTGGAGTGTGGAGACGCATTTGCCTTAGAGAAGAGCCTGAGCCAGCACTATGGCCGGCGGAGCGTCCACATTGAGGTACTGTGCACACTGTGCTCCAAGACGCTGCTCTTCTTCAACAAGTGCAGCCTGCTCCGGCACGCCCGTGACCACAAGAGCAAGGGGCTCGTCATGCAGTGTTCCCAGCTGCTGGTGAAGCCTATCTCTGCGGACCAAATGTTCGTGTCGGCCCCTGTGAACTCCACGGCACCAGCAGCCCCAGCCCCTTCATCCTCTCCCAAACATGGCCTCACTTCGGGCAGTGCCAGtccccctcctccagccttgCCACTCTACCCAGACCCTGTGAGGCTCATCCGGTACTCAATCAAGTGTCTTGAATGTCACAAGCAGATGCGGGACTACATGGTCCTGGCTGCACATTTCCAGAGGACAACAGAGGAGACAGAGGGGCTGGTAAGCAGACCCTCACTGTTACGGGTATCGGGCCCCTGGCTCTCACAGGCTCCATGACTGGGCATGGAGAGGAAAGCTCATTGATATGGGGGCAGTGGTGGAAGCTTATGAGTCTTAGAAGAGGACGTCTGCCTGAATATTTAGTGTTTGGTGTTTGTTGGAAAAGGTGTCCTGCCCATACTGAGGTGAGACCCTAATTTAGCAAGTGTATTTACGGACGTGTCCCGTGTTCCACTCAACCTCCCCTCAAAGGGTCTGTCAAGGCCCAGTGTCAGGCCCGAGATAGGTCTTTACTGGATGATCTCCCTCTGGTCTCTGGCAGGTGTCAGCACAGTCTTAGCATGTGACCAAGGAACTTGGGGACAGAGATAGGTGAGTCACTGCTGCTGCACCTCAGTCTGTTCTAagaactttgtctttttttttttttcttgagacggagtctcactctgtcacccaggctggagtgcactggtgggatctcagttcactacaacctctgcctccggggttcaagtgattcttatgcctcagcctcccaagtagctaggactccaggcatgtgccaccacgcctagctaatttttgtatttttagtagagacagggtttcaccatgttgcccaggctgttcttgaactcctggcttcaagtgatctgcccacctcagcctcccagagtgctgggattacaggcgtgagccactgtccccagccaaaGAACTGTGTCTTTAATAAGTTGTTGTTCTGCCCTGCAGTGACACAGCTGTTCTCGCAGAGTCCTTTTGTGGAAACTGCAGTAGGGCCAATGGCAGGGCTGGGATAGAAGGAAGGAGAGTGGACAGACATGTGGGGCCTGTGGCAGAGGTTTATGGAGCCTCCTTCTTTCAACTGCGTTCTCACCACTCCAGGAAAGCAACTGTGCTTGTCTGCTTGTTTTGATTCTTGGTTATGCTTGAtgagattcatttaaaaaaaaaaaaaaagccttctgcGCTGAGAATACCCTTTGGTGCCTTCTGTGTCTATGTTATGTGTTAGTGGTTTCTCTGAAGAAAGAGGCCTCCAGAAGGTGGTTCTCTTCATGACATAGCCAGACCCACCCCTCATGGTGCTTCCCTAAGCTGGTGCTACAGAGGCCTGGGAGGAAAGTAAAACAGCTCTTTTTGCTTCAGTTCAGCCAGGGGTCTGTGCATGTGTTGGTAGCTGTTGAGCTTTGCATGTGTTCCCTGAGTGCCCACTGTGCACGGGCTGGGGGTCTATGCCAACCAGGGGATGCCGGCAGAAGGGAGTCTCACCTTCAGGAGCTTACAGTGGCCTAGCAAGGGCAGTGGTCACCACCCAAACAGCTACAATATATGGCCAACTGAGAGTGGGGCTAAACCAAGGTTATAAACTTAGTTGCACAGAGTGCCCCAGAGGGACTAATTCACGATGACTCCATGCATAAGGAAGATGCTGCGTGGAGGTGACATTTCAGTTGGGCTTGCAAGGATGAGTTTGGAGGAGTAGGAGGGGCAAGGGTGTTTTGAGTATAGGGAGCAAAGGAATATGAGAGTGCAGAGTGGGTTTGAAGAAGAGGACATTGTTATGCATGAGGCTGGTCTTGGAAATATTAGGGTAGAGGTCAGAGGTTGAGTTTGGCGGGCCTGTAGGGCTTCTGCAGAGGACTCAGCCCCCAAAGGGGCCAGAAGGTGCTATAGGATCCCACTGTGGCCTCTCATCTCCTCCTGCTCTGTTtcagtttgcatttttcttctgATGCGTCAGATGGGGTGTGGGCACTCTGGGTCTCTTCCCCTGGGGCTTCAGTGTTCTTGCTGCCCCAGCATGGTTGAGTTGGGCCAGGTTTACTTTATCTGAGTCAAGGGGCCATGAGGAGGACCCTTGGCAGTGGAGGTCTGATGCCTGGGCCTGGGATTTTTTCACACTGGTCCTtacgtatctttttttttttttttttttgtgagacggagtcttgctttgttgcccaggacggagtgcagtggtgcgatctcggcccactgcagcctctgcctcctgggttcaagtgattctcctgcctcagcttcctgagtagctgggactacaggtgtgcgccaccatgcctggctaatttttgtatttttagtagagatggagttttgccatgtttgcccaggctggtcttgaacttcggacctcaagtgatccacctgcctcggcctcccaaagtgctgggattacaggcatgagccatcacacccgccTCCTTGTGCATCTTCTAAAATTTGAGTAGGCAGAGGTCTGGGTGTAGGATCCCAGGCTGGCATGGCACCTTTCTCATCTTACATCCTTTCTGTGTCATTCTGCCCTAGTGGGAGCTGGAGAAGAGCACCCGCCgacaggaagggaaggagtgCACAGAAGGCTATCAGGCCTCTCTCAGCCAGCTCCAAATCCTTCACAAAATCTCATGCCACTCATTGTGGCTTCTGAGTCTCAGGGAAAGGGTGAGCCCTGAGCTATGGGATTAAAAACTAGGCTTGATGGCTGCTGGGCTTGGGTTTTCCACAGGACAGTATCTAGCTTCAGCCCATGTGTCCAGGGCAGGGGGTGGACAGATAGGTTGGGCTCCACACCACAGCAGGGACTGCGGGAACAGCATCGGTTTGGGCTTTCCATCTTCTTCCTGGGAGTCTGCCCCTGAATGGAGCATGCCTCCCTCTGCAGTGACCCAGGGAATTCTTTCATCCTTCCTCTTGCTTTCCAAACCACGCTGTTGGGGCAGGATGTCAGCCAGATGGATATTGTCATTCCACCCAACACAATTAATAACAGTCCCTTAGTATTACCTACTACAAGTTCATATTCAGATTTTTCCAGTTATgtcaaaaaatgtctttttacagTTGGGATTATTTTGAGTCAGGATCTGAACATGGGGCTACACATCACGTTTGTTTATGTTTCATAAATATCTCAGTCTGGAACAGTacctcttcccactccatcctaGTAGACACCCTCTTTTCATGCCATTGACTTGTTGAAGAAATTGGGTCATGTGTTCTGAGCATTTTCCAGAACAATTCTGGGTTTAACTGATTGCTTCCTAAGTTTTCCAGAACTTTGAGTTTTACTGATTACTTCCTCATGCAGGGAATTTTTTCCTCCATATCCCATATTTTTTCCTGTAGACTGGAAGTAAACAATAAAAACTTGATTAGATTCAGGTCAGTTTTgatggagggtgggggtggagggtgctGCATTCTTCCTGTTTCATAACTTAAGGAGGCACAAAGTGCCTGATTGTCTCACTTTTAATGATGCTGAATTAATGAGAGTGAATTTAGGTGATAATATTCTGATCCCTTCATTGTAAAGCTCCCCACCTTTTACCTAATTATCCATCAGTAATCACTGCTTGAGTCTAATTTTATTGAGTTTCAAAggatatttttctaattctattgtttctttctcatttattagCTAGAATTCtgtataaagtatattttttgcTTCTGTGAGGGCTATTTGGTTACTCTGAAATACAGTTTACGTTGGAAAATGGGATagttaatttgtttcttttaattaacAGTTCTCAGAGTTGTGAGTTGATACCCTGACAATCTCAATTGGTGTTCTAAGAGtccctcttctattttttaaaaattgtggtaaaatacacgtaATGTAAAATTTCCCATCACAATCATTTTgatgtgtacagttcagtag
This region includes:
- the ZNF592 gene encoding zinc finger protein 592 — its product is MGDMKTPDFDDLLAAFDIPDPTSLDAKEAIQTPSEENESPLKPPGICMDESVSLSHSGSAPDVPAVSVIVKNTSRQESFEAEKDHITPSLLHNGFRGSDLPPDPHNCGKFDSTFMNGDSARGFPGKLEPPKSEPLPTFNQFSPISSPEPEDPIKDNGFGIKPKHSDSYFPPPLGCGAVGGPVLEALAKFPVPELHMFDHFCKKEPKPEPLPLGSQQEHEQSGQNTVEPHKDPDATRFFGEALEFNSHPSNSIGESKGLARELGTCSSVPPRQRLKPAHSKLSSCVAALVALQAKRVASVTKEDQPGHTKDLSGPTKESSKGSPKMPKSPKSPRSPLEATRKSIKPSDSPRSICSDSSSKGSPSVAASSPPAIPKVRIKTIKTSSGEIKRTVTRILPDPDDPSKSPVGSPLGSAIAEAPSEMPGDEVPVEEHFPEAGTNSGSPQGARKGDESMTKASDSSSPSCSSGPRVPKGAAPGSQTGKKQQSTALQASTLAPANLLPKAVHLANLNLVPHSVAASVTAKSSVQRRSQPQLTQMSVPLVHQVKKAAPLIVEVFNKVLHSSNPVPLYAPNLSPPADSRIHVPASGYCCLECGDAFALEKSLSQHYGRRSVHIEVLCTLCSKTLLFFNKCSLLRHARDHKSKGLVMQCSQLLVKPISADQMFVSAPVNSTAPAAPAPSSSPKHGLTSGSASPPPPALPLYPDPVRLIRYSIKCLECHKQMRDYMVLAAHFQRTTEETEGLTCQVCQMLLPNQCSFCAHQRIHAHKSPYCCPECGVLCRSAYFQTHVKENCLHYARKVGYRCIHCGVVHLTLALLKSHIQERHCQVFHKCAFCPMAFKTASSTADHSATQHPTQPHRPSQLIYKCSCEMVFNKKRHIQQHFYQNVSKTQVGVFKCPECPLLFVQKPELMQHVKSTHGVPRNVDELSSLQSSADTSSSRPGSRVPTEPPATSVAARSSSLPSGRWGRPEAHRRVETRPRLRNTGWTCQECQEWVPDRESYVSHMKKSHGRTLKRYPCRQCEQSFHTPNSLRKHIRNNHDTVKKVYTCGYCTEDSPSFPRPSLLESHISLMHGIRNPDLSQTSKVKPPGGHSPQVNHLKRPVSGVGDAPGTSNGATVSSTKRHKSLFQCAKCSFATDSGLEFQSHIPQHQVDSSTAQCLLCGLCYTSASSLSRHLFIVHKVRDQEEEEEEEAAAAEMAVEVAEPEEGSGEEVPMETRENGLEECAGEPLSADPEARRLLGPAPEDDGGHNDHSQPQASQDQDSHTLSPQV